The Methylobacterium currus genome contains a region encoding:
- a CDS encoding phage holin family protein — MADPNAGRPIGGTGAPGSIQGLLGDALRETTDLARKEIALFRTEMSNNLRSLFLGLGMMVGAAVFAVVALLVLTDALVKWLATVVNSEALAALIVGAVFLAIGIGLALWGRSAMSLSTLTPTRTTRQVRQDARVLSERVSG, encoded by the coding sequence ATGGCCGACCCCAATGCCGGCCGCCCGATCGGCGGCACCGGAGCCCCGGGGAGCATCCAGGGGCTCCTCGGTGATGCCCTGCGCGAGACCACCGACCTCGCCCGCAAGGAGATCGCCCTCTTCCGCACCGAGATGTCGAACAACCTGAGGTCGCTGTTCCTCGGGCTCGGCATGATGGTGGGGGCGGCGGTCTTCGCCGTCGTCGCCCTCCTGGTGCTGACCGACGCCCTGGTGAAGTGGCTCGCCACGGTGGTGAATTCCGAGGCGCTCGCCGCCCTGATCGTCGGGGCTGTGTTCCTGGCGATCGGCATCGGGCTCGCCCTGTGGGGTCGCAGCGCCATGTCCCTGTCCACGCTGACGCCGACCCGCACGACGCGCCAGGTGCGCCAGGATGCGAGGGTCCTGTCCGAGAGGGTGTCGGGATGA
- a CDS encoding DUF3618 domain-containing protein: MTQSINELEHDIEETRARLDRTIDQIQGRLSPASIVDEMLGTVRQSPASGLYDGALEAVRRNPVPVMLIVAGVGWLIHRVARESQRRQHLDATMNGAEAVPVLKTGAARVYDPDRPTAHPAADRVADGLRM, translated from the coding sequence ATGACCCAATCGATCAACGAGCTCGAACACGACATCGAGGAGACCCGGGCCCGGCTCGACCGGACCATCGACCAGATCCAGGGCCGGCTCTCCCCGGCCAGCATCGTCGACGAGATGCTCGGCACGGTGCGGCAATCGCCGGCGAGCGGCCTCTATGACGGGGCGCTGGAGGCGGTGCGGCGCAACCCCGTCCCGGTCATGCTGATCGTCGCCGGGGTCGGCTGGCTGATCCACCGCGTCGCCCGGGAGTCGCAGCGCCGCCAGCACCTCGACGCCACGATGAACGGCGCCGAGGCGGTGCCGGTGCTCAAGACCGGAGCCGCCCGGGTCTACGACCCCGACCGGCCGACCGCCCACCCGGCCGCCGACCGCGTCGCCGACGGATTACGGATGTAA
- a CDS encoding UV damage endonuclease UvsE translates to MTASALPLDAGPRLGFCCKFIPDEPPGRHKTQKAAKDAAMVMNVTTVTIAHLRRLDPAAAREKLVAVVTHNLAAMGRQVAWVAARPPLERLLRLASSILPGYTHPEVRDLYADPDFRRAIEAGLAAVGEAARTGGVRLSMHPGPFCILASRNPAALANGIAELDYHAEVMAMMGYGGGWHLHGAHVNIHVGARDPGVDAFRENLARVSQVARDLVTVENDESAFGLDDVLRLADRVPVVLDLHHHWIHSRGDYIEPDDPRIARVIESWRGVRPVGHVSVSREDVLPGHDPDALPNFASLTGAGLKGRDLAAHSDMMWNRALNDVVARHLAWCDIEVEAKLKNLASTGLALHVGPGLLGTAPAAVAAE, encoded by the coding sequence ATGACCGCCTCCGCCCTCCCCCTCGACGCCGGCCCCCGCCTCGGCTTCTGCTGCAAGTTCATCCCGGACGAGCCGCCGGGCCGGCACAAGACCCAGAAGGCGGCGAAGGACGCCGCGATGGTGATGAACGTCACCACGGTGACGATCGCGCATCTGCGCCGCCTCGATCCGGCGGCGGCCCGCGAGAAGCTGGTCGCGGTGGTGACGCACAACCTCGCGGCGATGGGGCGCCAGGTCGCCTGGGTGGCCGCGCGGCCACCGCTGGAGCGGCTCCTGCGCCTCGCCAGCTCGATCCTCCCGGGCTACACCCATCCGGAGGTCCGCGACCTCTACGCCGACCCGGATTTTCGCCGCGCGATCGAGGCGGGCCTCGCCGCGGTCGGCGAGGCGGCGCGGACCGGCGGCGTGCGGCTCAGCATGCATCCGGGCCCGTTCTGCATCCTGGCGAGCCGCAACCCGGCGGCGCTCGCGAACGGCATCGCCGAGCTCGACTACCACGCCGAGGTGATGGCGATGATGGGCTATGGCGGCGGGTGGCACCTGCACGGCGCCCATGTCAACATCCATGTCGGCGCCCGCGACCCCGGGGTCGATGCGTTCCGGGAGAACCTGGCACGTGTCTCGCAGGTCGCCCGCGACCTCGTCACGGTCGAGAACGACGAATCGGCCTTCGGTCTCGACGACGTGTTGCGCCTCGCCGACCGGGTGCCGGTGGTGCTCGACCTGCACCACCACTGGATCCACAGCCGCGGCGACTACATCGAGCCGGACGATCCCCGTATCGCCCGCGTGATCGAGTCCTGGCGCGGGGTGCGGCCGGTCGGCCATGTCAGCGTGTCGCGCGAGGACGTGCTGCCCGGCCACGACCCGGATGCCCTGCCGAACTTCGCTTCCCTCACCGGCGCCGGCCTCAAAGGCCGCGACCTCGCCGCCCATTCCGACATGATGTGGAACCGGGCGCTCAACGACGTGGTGGCGCGCCACCTCGCCTGGTGCGACATCGAGGTCGAGGCCAAGCTGAAGAACCTCGCCTCGACCGGACTGGCGCTGCATGTCGGCCCCGGCCTCCTCGGCACCGCCCCGGCCGCGGTCGCGGCGGAATAG
- a CDS encoding RBBP9/YdeN family alpha/beta hydrolase, with protein sequence MKSADCDILVVPGYTNSGPDHWQSRWQERLSTARRVTQESWDHPEPEAWRDAVIAAVQAASRPAVLVGHSLGVISCLQAAPYLAPGSVAGAFLVALPDVERPDTPAPLRTFAPIPRAPLSFPSVLVTSRTDPYTAYDRAGEFAAAWGAELVDAGESGHLNAESGHGPWPEGLMRFAGFLRTL encoded by the coding sequence ATGAAATCGGCCGATTGCGACATCCTCGTCGTCCCGGGCTACACCAATTCCGGGCCCGACCACTGGCAGAGCCGCTGGCAGGAGCGGCTCTCGACCGCCCGCCGGGTGACCCAGGAGAGCTGGGACCATCCCGAGCCCGAGGCCTGGCGCGACGCCGTGATCGCGGCCGTCCAGGCCGCGAGCCGGCCGGCGGTGCTGGTCGGTCACAGCCTCGGGGTGATCTCCTGCCTTCAGGCAGCGCCCTACCTGGCCCCAGGCAGCGTCGCCGGCGCCTTCCTGGTGGCGCTGCCGGATGTCGAGCGGCCGGACACGCCGGCGCCCCTGCGCACCTTTGCGCCGATCCCCCGTGCGCCGCTGTCCTTCCCGTCGGTCCTGGTGACGAGCCGCACCGACCCCTACACCGCCTATGATCGGGCCGGCGAATTCGCCGCCGCCTGGGGGGCGGAGCTGGTCGATGCCGGCGAGTCCGGGCATCTCAATGCCGAGAGCGGGCACGGGCCCTGGCCCGAGGGGCTGATGCGCTTCGCCGGCTTCCTGCGCACCCTCTAG